The following proteins come from a genomic window of Streptomyces sp. NBC_00539:
- a CDS encoding spherulation-specific family 4 protein yields MLLVPLYEHPADRPEAWELLIASAGRLHSVVLNPDSGPGAAPDERFAAVAGRLRAAGVPVLGYTDTDYGRRPHAAVVQDLLRHRDWYATDGAFLDQASAEPGLLPHYGRLAVAARAAGARTLVLNHGVHPHPGYAALADLLVTFEGPWDAYRDAGAAPGWTADHPAQRFCHLVYAVPPGAPAAELALERGAAVHCAVPGTGAHPWGTLPYALEATA; encoded by the coding sequence ATGCTGCTGGTGCCCCTCTACGAGCACCCCGCCGACCGGCCCGAGGCGTGGGAGCTGCTCATCGCCTCGGCCGGCCGGCTGCATTCGGTGGTGCTCAACCCCGACAGCGGGCCGGGCGCGGCCCCCGACGAACGGTTCGCCGCGGTCGCCGGGCGGCTGCGGGCCGCCGGGGTGCCCGTCCTGGGGTACACCGACACCGACTACGGGCGCCGCCCGCACGCGGCCGTCGTCCAGGACCTGCTGCGCCACCGCGACTGGTACGCCACCGACGGCGCCTTCCTCGACCAGGCCTCCGCGGAGCCGGGACTCCTGCCGCACTACGGCCGGCTCGCCGTCGCCGCCCGGGCGGCCGGCGCCCGCACCCTCGTCCTGAACCACGGCGTCCACCCGCACCCCGGGTACGCCGCGCTCGCCGACCTGCTCGTCACCTTCGAGGGTCCCTGGGACGCGTACCGCGACGCGGGAGCCGCCCCGGGGTGGACCGCCGACCACCCCGCCCAGCGGTTCTGCCACCTCGTGTACGCCGTCCCGCCGGGCGCCCCGGCCGCCGAACTCGCCCTGGAGCGAGGGGCCGCCGTGCACTGCGCGGTCCCCGGCACCGGCGCGCACCCGTGGGGAACCCTGCCGTACGCCCTGGAGGCCACCGCATGA